One window from the genome of Salvia splendens isolate huo1 chromosome 9, SspV2, whole genome shotgun sequence encodes:
- the LOC121749384 gene encoding protein FAR1-RELATED SEQUENCE 5-like, translating into MVEVQHHKFMRLNRQLEHVHQKFISDCAGANIGPSLTFKLLTELMGSYESVGCTVLDIRNYTRDIRRYAEGCDAQMIIDELKKKKENCDSFTYEYEVDSRSRLNHLFWYSMIFAPFTGKDNHGRAVTFGAGLLCSESADSFSWLFNQFVKCMGIHPKLIITDQDLGMKVAVEKVLVNTRHSWCMWHIMAKVVEKVPKSLLGNNDFKKDLNSCVWSELIEPTEFEEKWKNVMETYDLVGSEWFVSMFESRRFWVPAYFRDFPNSSLIKTTSVSESQNSFFKRYTQSRANLVVFLMNFNNAVDAQRNYSAKLDYMDYNTTAKLKTEWSIEKHASTIFTDGAFKEIQEQIMEAYNHCSLVSISNDSSTEVYKVLDLFSNTWSVTLSVQDSVCVCGCKMFLRTALVCCHIFLVLKNKKYRLIPEYLIGGRWLKSSLLKAVHGVQNSDVANHVYVDEKKKAQAILLGEMLGLYQAVSVDIDQIHELTSIVREAR; encoded by the exons ATGGTTGAGGTACAACACCACAAGTTCATGAGGCTAAATCGTCAACTTGAACATGTTCATCAAAAATTTATTTCAGATTGTGCTGGAGCTAATATCGGGCCATCTCTAACTTTCAAGCTGCTTACTGAGTTGATGGGCAGTTATGAGTCTGTTGGTTGTACTGTGTTGGACATTCGCAACTATACACGTGATATCAGAAGATACGCTGAAGGATGTGACGCCCAAATGATCATAGAtgagttgaagaagaagaaggaaaattGTGATTCCTTCACGTACGAGTATGAAGTTGATTCCCGGAGTCGTTTGAATCATTTGTTTTG GTACTCAATGATTTTTGCTCCGTTTACTGGTAAGGATAACCATGGTCGTGCAGTGACATTTGGAGCTGGTTTGCTTTGTAGTGAGAGTGCGGATTCGTTCTCTTGGCTTTTTAATCAGTTTGTGAAATGCATGGGCATACATCCGAAGTTGATAATTACTGATCAAGACTTGGGCATGAAAGTAGCTGTTGAAAAAGTTCTTGTGAACACACGACACAGTTGGTGTATGTGGCACATCATGGCAAAGGTAGTTGAAAAGGTTCCTAAGTCACTTCTTGGAAATAATGATTttaaaaaggatttgaattcATGCGTTTGGTCTGAGTTGATTGAACCTACTGAGTTTGAAGAAAAGTGGAAGAATGTGATGGAGACTTATGATCTTGTTGGCTCTGAATGGTTTGTCTCTATGTTCGAATCAAGAAGGTTTTGGGTTCCAGCCTACTTTAGGGACTTTCCTAATAGTTCGTTGATAAAGACGACATCTGTTTCAGAGTCGCAAAATAGTTTTTTCAAGAGGTACACTCAGTCTAGGGCGAACCTggttgtttttttaatgaatttcaaTAATGCAGTTGATGCCCAAAGAAACTATTCTGCAAAGCTGGATTATATGGATTATAATACAACTGCAAAGTTGAAGACAGAATGGTCGATTGAGAAGCACGCATCCACAATATTTACTGATGGTGCGTTCAAGGAAATTCAAGAACAGATTATGGAGGCTTATAACCACTGTAGTCTGGTTTCTATTTCTAATGACTCAAGTACAGAGGTTTATAAGGTTTTAGATCTTTTTTCAAACACATGGTCGGTCACATTATCTGTGCAGGATTCTGTTTGTGTATGTGGTTGTAAGATGTTTTTGAGGACTGCTCTTGTATGCTGCCACATCTTCTTGGTGTTGAAGAACAAAAAATATCGATTGATTCCGGAGTATCTGATTGGTGGTCGATGGTTGAAATCTTCTTTGCTTAAGGCTGTTCATGGCGTCCAAAACTCAGATGTTGCAAATCATGTTTATGTTGATGAAAAGAAGAAGGCTCAAGCAATTTTATTGGGAGAGATGTTGGGTCTTTACCAAGCGGTGTCTGTTGATATTGACCAAATTCATGAGTTGACATCGATAGTGCGTGAAGCTCGATAA